A region of the Clostridium estertheticum subsp. estertheticum genome:
TGTAAGAGTGTCCATTTCATTCATAATATCTTCAATAGGTCTCTTTACAGTTGGTAGATAATCTGATAAATTATAATCTAAAATAAATTTATATTTTTTAACATCTAAGTTTTTATCTTTAAATCCTTCAACTTCTAGGACGCTTCCTTCTGTAATATCACCATTTTTGCTAGGTATATTAGCTTTTACTTCTCCACTCTTATCTACCAATATGCAGACAAATTTAGAAGCATCTTTGAACATTATTTTCATTACCATTAATGAAATTTTTATATTAGTTCCACTTTTTATATCGTTTAAAAAATTCTCTTTTGTAATCATATGATCCTCCAAATTAAATTTATTTTTTTAATAAAGTAAGTGTTAAAATCTATTTGCGCTTATTACTGTACCATATTTAATTCTATCTGACTAATTTTAATTAAGTAATTATAATCTTTATAGAGAGATTACGATAATAACTATAGGAAAAAGGTATTAATTTCATAATTCATGGCAAAATAAAGGGAAAAAATATTATTAATATAAATAAAGGAGAGGATTTAATGGAAACCCAGAAAAGTTTAAAGGTTATTCCTTTAGGTGGACTTGGAGAAATAGGGAAGAATATAACGGCTATTGAATACGAGGAAGAAATCATTGTTATAGACTGTGGTGTGTCATTCCCGGATGAGGAAATGTATGGTGTAGATTTAGTAATTCCAGATATAACTTATTTGAAAAATAATGCGAAAAAGGTAAAAGGAGTTTTCCTAACTCATGGTCATGAAGATCATATAGGTTCAGTGCCATTCATACTAAAACAATTGAATGTACCTATTTATGGTACTAAGCTAACATTAGGATTAATTGAAAATAAATTAAGGGAACACAATATGTTGCAATATTGTGAGCTTCATATTGTAAATGCAGGGGAAACAATAGAATTACTAAATTTTAAAATTGAATTTATAAGAGTTACTCATAGCATAGCTGATTCTTGTGCTATTGTTATCCATTCACCAATAGGTGTTATATTACATACTGGTGATTTTAAAATTGATTATACCCCAATTGATGGACTCGTAATGGATTTAGAACGTATCTCAAATCTAGGTAAAGATGGCGTTCTGCTTCTTATGGCTGATAGCACAAATGTTGAGCGCGAAGGGCACTCAATTTCTGAAAAAACTATTGGAAAGACTCTAACTAGAATATTTTCTAGTGCAGAGGGTAGGGTTATTGTAGCCACATTTGCTTCAAATATTCATAGAATTCAGCAAATTGTAGATGCCTGCGTGAGATATAATAGAAAAATTGTTTTTATTGGAAGGAGTATGGACAATATATCACAAGTAGCTATGGATCTCGGATATCTTCATATACCAGAAGATTACATTATTGATGTAGATGAAATGCATAATTACGAAAATAAAGATATTACAATAATAACTACGGGAAGTCAGGGAGAACCTATGGCAGGACTTGCTAGGATGGCTTTTGCTACTCATAGAAAAATAACCATAGAACCTGATGACTTATTTATTATTTCAGCATCTCCAATTCCAGGCAATGAAAAACTTATTTCTAGGGTGATAAATGAGTTATTCAAAAGAGGGGCAGAGGTGATTTATGAGGATTTAGAAGAAGTACATGTATCTGGGCATGCATATCAAGAAGAATTGAAATTAATTCATGCATTAGTTCATCCTAAATATTTTATGCCAGTCCATGGTGAATTTAGACATTTAAGAAAACATGCTAATTTAGCACAAAAATTAGGTATGAAAGGTAAAGATATATTTATTATGGAGACAGGGCAAGTTTTAGAACTTACAAAGGATGAGGCGAAGATTACAGGGAGAGTACATACTGGATCCGTATTTGTTGATGGACTTGGAGTGGGGGATGTTGGAAGCATAGTACTTAGAGATAGGAAACACTTAGCAGAAGATGGCATGCTCACAGTAGTGGTAACCTTAGAGAGAGAATCTTATAGTATTATTGCAGGGCCTGATATAATCACTCGGGGATTTGTATATGCAAAGGAGTCGGATGTTTTGATTAATGAAGTGAAAGAGATTGTTAGGACTGAACTTAATAAGTGCTTAGAGAATAAAGTTATTGAATGGAATGTATTAAAATTTAACATGAAAAAATCTGTAGAGCGATATTTATATGAAAAAACAAATCGTAGGCCAATTATTCTTCCAATTATCATGGAGATATAAGTATAAAATTACTTAATACATATTAATATTATCTAAAGTGATTTCATTTTAGTAAGTATAGTAAGGTTTTAAATAGTTAAAACTAGCTAAGTGAAAATATTAGAGTTTGTTTATTACTATTTATTAACATGAAAATAAGGAGGATTTTAATGAATAAATTTCAAAGAAAAATTGAAGATGTAATGGAATCAATAGAAGAATCAAATTTATATAAGTGTCAAACAAGAAGAGATTTAAAAAAAGTTGCAAAAGCATTAGTAGAGACAAATGGAACTGTACCTGATTTTTCAAAGTATAATTTAGATACAAAACATTGGAAGAGTGCTGAAAAATATATTTAAATACTCTAATTAAGAGCCACTATAAAATTTATAGTGGCTCTTAAATTAAAATTAATACTTCTTGTTTAGAATAAATGGTCAAACTATGTAAATATACTTGAAATTTTAGTCAAAAAAGTATAAAATGAATGAAATAATAATAAATACTGTCGGATTAGGGGGCAACTATATGAATTTTTTTTATGTAAGAGGTAAAGAAACAGTTGTAAATAGTTATGTTTGAAATTAAAGTACCTGCCACAAGTGCAAATATGGGGCCAGGACTTGATACTCTCGGGGTTGCGTTTAAACTTTATAATAGATTTATAGTAGAAGAGATAGAATCTGGGCTTGAAATTTTTGGGTGTAATAAGGAATTTGCAAACAATAACAATTTAGTCTATGATTCAATGTTAAAAACCTTTAAAAAACTACAAAAGGATCCCAAAGGTGTTAGATTAACTTTTAAAACGGAAATACCTGTTAGTGGAGGGCTTGGAAGTAGTGCTACATGTATATTGGCAGGGGTTACAGCTGCTAATAGGTTATGTGGAGATATTTTAACAAAACAAGAGGTCTTAAATTATGCTTGCGAAATTGAAGGACATCCGGATAATATTACTCCTGCAATGATTGGTGGCATGACTGTTTCAATTATGAATGAGGGAGCTAACCATTACAATAAAATTCCAATTAATGGGAGCATAAAATTTTGTGCACTAATCCCTAAGCTACAGTTATCAACTAAGTCTTCAAGAGCAGTACTACCAGAAACAATACCTTTTAAAGATGCTGTGTATAATGTAGGTATGGTTTCGATGCTTATTGTATCACTTGTTAATGGTGATTATGAAGGTGTAAAGCTTGCTTGCAAAGATAAACTTCATCAGCCATATAGAATGGGGTTAATAAGAAATTACTCGCAAATTTCAAGTTTTGTTAAAGAAAGTGAAGCTTTAGGCGTATTTCTTAGTGGTGCTGGACCAACAATTATGGTAATGCTTAAAAAAGATGATAGTAATACTGAAGGAAAACTAAAAGAATTTTTAAAGGGCTTATCCGGAAGTTGGGAAACTCTAAATTTAGAAATTGATGAGGATGGTTTAAATATAGAAAATATTTAAATAATAATTTTATTACATATAATTCACTTGCAACTTACGTTACGTAATGATGTATATTTACCTTATACAATTTATAATTTATAGAATGTACAAAAAGTAGGAGGTTTTTATAATGATACCTTTATGTATACCAGAAATTAGAGGCAATGAGTTAAAATACGTTAAAGACTGTATAGATACTAATTGGGTATCTTCAGTAGGAAGTTATGTTAATTTATTTGAAGAAAAATTTAGTGAATATGTAGGTAGTAAAAGTGCTGTAGTTACTATGAATGGTACGGCTGCTCTTCAACTTGCATTGTTAACCCTTGGAATAGGAGGTGGAGACGAGGTTATAGTTCCATCGCTTACATTTATATCTCCAGTTAATACAATAAAATATGTAGGTGCAGAGCCTGTATTTGTAGATGTATGCCGTGACACATTTGTTATGGATGCTTCTAAAATAGAAGAGTTAATAACATCTAAAACAAAAGCTATAATGCCAGTGCATATTTATGGTCATCCCGTAGATATGGTTAAAGTAATGCAAATAGCGAAAAAGCATAATTTATTTGTTATAGAAGATGCAACAGAATCGCTAGGTTCTACTTGTAATGGTAAAATGGCAGGAACAATAGGTGACATAGGTTGTTTTAGTTTTAATGGTAATAAGCTTATAACTACTGGGGCAGGTGGAATGCTTGTAACTAACAATTTAGAGCACGGCAAGCGGGCAAAATTTTTGTCTACTCAAGCAAAAGTAGTTACTGAAAATAAAGCATTTTATCATTCAGAAATAGGATATAATATGAGAATGCCAAATCTTTTAGCTGCATTTGGAGTAGCTCAACTTGAGAATGTTAAAGACTATTTAAAAACTAAAAGAGAAAACGCATTGTATTATAACCAGCTTCTAGGTGAAATTAAAGGAATTACATTGCCAGCTGAAAGAGAAAATGTAGAAAACTGTTACTGGTTATATTCAATCCTAGTTGAAGATGAATATGGTATAACTCGTGATGAACTTATACAAAAATTAAATGCAGGTAAAATAGAGGCGAGACCTTTCTTTATGCCTATCCATGATATGCCGCCATATAAGGGGAGTAGACATGGTGATTTAACTGTTACAAATGAACTTTACGCACGAGGAATAAATCTTCCAAGTTCTGTAGGGCTTACAAAAGAAGAGATTAGCAAGGTATGTGAAACAATAAAAAATAGTGTAGATTAAATTAGGGTTTAGAAAATAAGAGGCAACAACGTTATGGATAATAAATTCATGGTGTTGTTGCTTTCTTTATGTATGGTTTAATTTAAAATGAGGATTTCATACCTGGAACTTTTGTTATTTTAAAATTGAGAATCAAAATAATGTGTTTATTGTGATCTTCTTTATAATAAAATTTTCTGTAAACCGTTTATTGACTTAATTAAGTCAAGGTGTAATAATAAAAGTAACGTTTACAATAGTTAGGGTATCATAAGTAAACATCATAATAAAATATTGTAGTTTGTTAAAGGCTATATAAAATAACCATATATAAATATACCAAGGGGGAATTATATATGACAAAAGTTATGAAAACTATGGATGGAAATGAAGCTTGTGCTTATGTATCATATGCTTTTACAGAGGTAGCAACAATTTATCCAATAACACCATCTTCACCAATGGCTGAGCATGTAGATGAATGGTCGGCTTATGGAAAGAAAAACATTTTTGGACAAACGGTAAAACTCGTAGAGATGGAATCAGAAGCAGGGGCTATAGGTGCAGTTCATGGGTCTCTTGAAGCAGGAGCTTTAACTACATCTTATACGGCATCACAAGGGTTGCTTTTAATGGTTCCTACAATGTATAGAATTGCAGGACAATTAAAGCCCGGAGTATTACATGTAAGTGCCCGTACAGTAGGCACTCATGCACTTTCAATTTTTGGGGATCATTCAGACGTAATGTCTTGCCGCCAAACAGGTTTTGCAATGATGTCTACAGCAAGTGTACAAGAAGTTATGGATTTATCTGGTGTTGCACATTTAAGTGCAATTAAAGGACGTGTACCATTTTTACACTTCTTTGATGGTTTTAGAACTTCTCATGAAATTCAAAAAATTGAGTGCCTTGAATATGATGATTTAGCTAAACTTATAGATCAAGATGCCCTTATGGCATTTAGGAAAAATTCGTTGAATCCTGAAAGACCTGTTCAACGTAGCACAGTACAAAATCCTGATATCTTCTTCCAGGCACGTGAGGCAAGTAATAGGTTTTATGATGCTATTCCTGGTATTGTAGAAAATTATATGAATGATATTAATAAGATTACAAATAGAAATTATAAATTATTTAATTACTATGGTGCAAATGATGCTGACCGAGTAATTATCGCTATGGGTTCTGTATGTGGAGCAATAGAGGAAACAATAGATTATCTAAATGCAAATGGTCAAAAAGTCGGTCTTGTTAAAGTGCATCTATTCAGACCATTTTCAGTGGAGCATTTGTTAAAGGCAATTCCGCAAACAGTTAAAAACATTGCTGTTTTAGATAGAACTAAAGAGCCAGGGTCAGCAGGCGAACCACTATTTGAAGATGTGTGTACTGCTTACGTAAACAAAGAAGTTCGTCCAAAAATTTATGGAGGACGTTATGGATTATCATCTAAAGATACAACACCTGCTCAAATAGTTGCGGTATACGAAAATCTTAAACAAAGTACACCTAAAGATCACTTTACTGTTGGAATTAATGATGATGTAACACATCATTCAATCCTTGTTGGTGAAGAGATTAATGTGTTATCAAAAGGAACAATTAGTTGCAAATTTTGGGGACTTGGTTCTGATGGTACAGTAGGAGCAAACAAAAACTCAATAAAGATTATTGGCGATCATACGGATATGTTTGTTCAAGCTTATTTCGTTTTTGATACAAAAAAATCTGGTGGTGTAACACAATCGCACTTGCGTTTTGGAAAAGAGCCTATACGATCAAGTTATCTTGTAAAAGGAGCAGATTTTATTGCATGTCATAATTCTTCATATTTAGAGAAGTATGATATAATTTCTGATTTAAAATATGGAAAGACATTTTTATTAAATTGTGCCTGGAAGGGTGAAGAATTAGAAAAATATCTTCCAAGTAAAGTAAAACAATATATTGCTAAAAATAACATAGAGTTTTATACAATTGATGCTTCGCACATTGCTAAAGAGCTTGGTTTAGGTGGACGTTCCAATACTGTGCTTCAAGCTGCTTTCTTTAAATTAGCAAACATTATACCAATAGATGAGGCAGTAGAGTATATGAAGAAATCTATATACAAAAGTTATAGTAAAAAAGGTGATATTATTGTTAATATGAACTATGGGGCAGTAGACAAAGGCATTGAAGGTTTAGTAAAAGTAGAAGTTCCAAGTGTCTGGGTTAATGAGGTCGAGGAAGCTTCAGCAGAAGCTACAGATGTTCCTGATTTTATTAAAAATATTCTTATACCTGTTAATGCTCAAAAGGGAGATAGTATTCCAGTAAGTGCTTTTATAGGAATGGAGGATGGTACGGCACCACTAGGTACATCAGCCTTCGAGAAAAGAGGCATAGCTTCGCAGGTTCCATCATGGAATGTAGATAATTGTATTCAGTGTAATCAATGTTCATTTGTGTGCCCACATGCTGCAATAAGACCATTTTTGGCAAGTGCTCATGAAGTAGAAAATGCACCAAATGGATTTAAATTAAAGGGAGCCATGGGAAAAGGCCTTGAGGATTATCAATATAGAATACAAGTTGACACATTAGATTGTACAGGTTGTGGAATTTGTTCTAATGTTTGTCCTGCTAAAGAAAAAGCTCTTACAATGGAACCTATCGAGACTCAGCAAAAGGAGATGAATAACTGGTATTATGCATTATCATTATCTAAGAAAGAGAACTGTGGTGACATTGCTACCGTAAAAGGAAGTCAGTTTATGCAGCCACTACTTGAGTTTTCTGGGGCTTGTGCAGGATGCGGCGAAACCCCTTATGCTAAGGTAATTACACAATTATATGGAGATAGGATGTATCTTGCTAGTGCAACAGGGTGTTGTCAGGCTTGGGGTGCGGCATCACCATGCGTGCCATATACAACAAATTCAGAAGGTCACGGACCAGCTTGGTCGAACTCATTATTTGAAAACAATGCGGAATTTAGTCTTGGTATGTGCTTAGCAGTGAACCAACAAAGGGAGTTATTAAAGTCAAAAGTAGAGAAAATTATTAATTTAACAAATGATTCAAATGTGAAGTTATTACTTAAAAATTGGATCCACAATTATAGTAATGGGAAAACATCAAAAATTATAAGTAAGAAGGTAATTGAGGTATTGGAAAAAGCAAACTTAAGTAAAGAACTTAGGGAATTAGCAAATGAAATACTTAGCAGTAAAGAACACCTTGCTAAAAAATCAATGTGGATGTATGGAGGAGATGGTTGGGCATATGATATTGGATTTGGTGGTCTAGATCATGTTCTATCAATGGGGGAGGATGTAAATATAATTGTATTTGATACAGAAGTTTATTCAAATACTGGTGGTCAATCATCGAAAGCAACCCCAATAGGTGCTGTTGCTCAATTTGCAGCATCTGGTAAAAAGTTTAATAAAAAAGATTTAGGTATGATGGCAATGAGTTACGGTAATGTTTACGTAGCACAAGTAGCTATGGGAGGAAGTCAAAGTCAATTTCTTAAAGCAGTTGTAGAGGCTGAGGGTTATTATGGTTCATCACTTATTATTGCTTATGCACCATGTATAAGTCATGGGTTAAAAGGCGGTATGAGTACTACTGCGGCAAATACCAAACGTGCTGTTGAAGTAGGATATTGGCACCTTTATAGGTGCAATCCAGATCTTGAGAAGGAAGGAAAGAATCCATTTATTTTAGATTCAAAGGAGCCAACAGGTAGTTTCCGAGAGTTTTTACTTGGTGAAGTTCGTTATTCATCGTTGCTAAGAACTTTCCCAGAGGATGCTGAGGAGTTATTCGCAGCTGCAGAAAAAGCATCAAACAAAAGGTACCAAAATTATAGAAGACTTGCCAGTAACTAATGTATTTAAGTCCTAATGTGAACAATATATGAATAACAAAAATAAACCTTACTCATTTTTTATGAGCAAGGTTTATTTTTGTTATTCTAAATTATATTAACTATTAACCGCGATTTCATTAATTTCTTTTATATAGTCACTCGCTTTTATAGGGTTAAATTGGCCCTCCCATTTGGATATAACAACGCAAGCAAGTGAATTGCCAACTACATTGACTGCAGTTCTTGCCATATCTAAAATACGATCTATACCGGCTATGAATGCTAGTCCCTCTATTGGAATTCCCACAGAACCTAATGTAGCTAGTAGTACTACAAAAGATACCCCTGGAACACCTGCTATGCCTTTTGAAGTAACCATTAATACAACCATTAGATTGATCTGAGTAAGTAGCGGTAAATGAATACCATATAGCTGAGCAATGAAAAGTGCTGCTATTGCTTGGTATAAAGTTGATCCATCTAAATTAAAAGAATACCCTGTTGGTATAACAAAAGATGCTATTGCTTTTGGGCAACCGAATTTTTCCATCTTCTCCATAAGTTTAGGTAAAACTGCTTCAGAACTTGCAGTACTATACGCAAGGATTAATTCATCTTTTAAAAGTTTTATGAAGGCAAATATATTTATCTTAACTGCTTTAGCTACCAGTCCTAATACAACAATTACAAAAAATATCATTGCACCATAAGTTGTTATAGCCAATTTGCCAAGTGGAATTAAAGCAGCAAGACCAAATTTTGAAACTGTTATGCCAATTAGAGCAAACACACCAAATGGTGCAGTCTTCATTATTTGATTAGTTACCCAGAACATTGCTTGTGCAACCCCTTCAAAAAAGCGAAGGACTGGTTTTCCTTTTTCTCCAATTGCGCCGATTCCTAAACCAAACATAATTGAAAAGAATATAATTGATAACATATCTCCATTACCTAAGGATGCAAAAATATTTGTTGGGACAATATTTACAAAGGTATCAGCGAAACTATGATGTTGAACAGTTGATGCAGTATCTACATAACTTGAAATACTGGTTTTTACAAGTGAATGCATATCTATGCCGGTTCCTGGATGAACTATGTTTCCTATTAATAAACCAAGACAAATTGCAACAGTAGTGATAACTTCAAAATAAAGAAGTGTTTTACCACCAAGTTTTCCAACTTTCTTTATATCGCCTACACCAGCTATACCTACAACTAACGATGAGAAAACAATTGGTACTACTATCATTTTAATTAATCTTAAAAAGATATCACCAATTGGCTTAAGAACAGTTGTTACTGTTG
Encoded here:
- a CDS encoding ribonuclease J, with product METQKSLKVIPLGGLGEIGKNITAIEYEEEIIVIDCGVSFPDEEMYGVDLVIPDITYLKNNAKKVKGVFLTHGHEDHIGSVPFILKQLNVPIYGTKLTLGLIENKLREHNMLQYCELHIVNAGETIELLNFKIEFIRVTHSIADSCAIVIHSPIGVILHTGDFKIDYTPIDGLVMDLERISNLGKDGVLLLMADSTNVEREGHSISEKTIGKTLTRIFSSAEGRVIVATFASNIHRIQQIVDACVRYNRKIVFIGRSMDNISQVAMDLGYLHIPEDYIIDVDEMHNYENKDITIITTGSQGEPMAGLARMAFATHRKITIEPDDLFIISASPIPGNEKLISRVINELFKRGAEVIYEDLEEVHVSGHAYQEELKLIHALVHPKYFMPVHGEFRHLRKHANLAQKLGMKGKDIFIMETGQVLELTKDEAKITGRVHTGSVFVDGLGVGDVGSIVLRDRKHLAEDGMLTVVVTLERESYSIIAGPDIITRGFVYAKESDVLINEVKEIVRTELNKCLENKVIEWNVLKFNMKKSVERYLYEKTNRRPIILPIIMEI
- the thrB gene encoding homoserine kinase; translation: MFEIKVPATSANMGPGLDTLGVAFKLYNRFIVEEIESGLEIFGCNKEFANNNNLVYDSMLKTFKKLQKDPKGVRLTFKTEIPVSGGLGSSATCILAGVTAANRLCGDILTKQEVLNYACEIEGHPDNITPAMIGGMTVSIMNEGANHYNKIPINGSIKFCALIPKLQLSTKSSRAVLPETIPFKDAVYNVGMVSMLIVSLVNGDYEGVKLACKDKLHQPYRMGLIRNYSQISSFVKESEALGVFLSGAGPTIMVMLKKDDSNTEGKLKEFLKGLSGSWETLNLEIDEDGLNIENI
- a CDS encoding LegC family aminotransferase, which codes for MIPLCIPEIRGNELKYVKDCIDTNWVSSVGSYVNLFEEKFSEYVGSKSAVVTMNGTAALQLALLTLGIGGGDEVIVPSLTFISPVNTIKYVGAEPVFVDVCRDTFVMDASKIEELITSKTKAIMPVHIYGHPVDMVKVMQIAKKHNLFVIEDATESLGSTCNGKMAGTIGDIGCFSFNGNKLITTGAGGMLVTNNLEHGKRAKFLSTQAKVVTENKAFYHSEIGYNMRMPNLLAAFGVAQLENVKDYLKTKRENALYYNQLLGEIKGITLPAERENVENCYWLYSILVEDEYGITRDELIQKLNAGKIEARPFFMPIHDMPPYKGSRHGDLTVTNELYARGINLPSSVGLTKEEISKVCETIKNSVD
- the nifJ gene encoding pyruvate:ferredoxin (flavodoxin) oxidoreductase, producing MTKVMKTMDGNEACAYVSYAFTEVATIYPITPSSPMAEHVDEWSAYGKKNIFGQTVKLVEMESEAGAIGAVHGSLEAGALTTSYTASQGLLLMVPTMYRIAGQLKPGVLHVSARTVGTHALSIFGDHSDVMSCRQTGFAMMSTASVQEVMDLSGVAHLSAIKGRVPFLHFFDGFRTSHEIQKIECLEYDDLAKLIDQDALMAFRKNSLNPERPVQRSTVQNPDIFFQAREASNRFYDAIPGIVENYMNDINKITNRNYKLFNYYGANDADRVIIAMGSVCGAIEETIDYLNANGQKVGLVKVHLFRPFSVEHLLKAIPQTVKNIAVLDRTKEPGSAGEPLFEDVCTAYVNKEVRPKIYGGRYGLSSKDTTPAQIVAVYENLKQSTPKDHFTVGINDDVTHHSILVGEEINVLSKGTISCKFWGLGSDGTVGANKNSIKIIGDHTDMFVQAYFVFDTKKSGGVTQSHLRFGKEPIRSSYLVKGADFIACHNSSYLEKYDIISDLKYGKTFLLNCAWKGEELEKYLPSKVKQYIAKNNIEFYTIDASHIAKELGLGGRSNTVLQAAFFKLANIIPIDEAVEYMKKSIYKSYSKKGDIIVNMNYGAVDKGIEGLVKVEVPSVWVNEVEEASAEATDVPDFIKNILIPVNAQKGDSIPVSAFIGMEDGTAPLGTSAFEKRGIASQVPSWNVDNCIQCNQCSFVCPHAAIRPFLASAHEVENAPNGFKLKGAMGKGLEDYQYRIQVDTLDCTGCGICSNVCPAKEKALTMEPIETQQKEMNNWYYALSLSKKENCGDIATVKGSQFMQPLLEFSGACAGCGETPYAKVITQLYGDRMYLASATGCCQAWGAASPCVPYTTNSEGHGPAWSNSLFENNAEFSLGMCLAVNQQRELLKSKVEKIINLTNDSNVKLLLKNWIHNYSNGKTSKIISKKVIEVLEKANLSKELRELANEILSSKEHLAKKSMWMYGGDGWAYDIGFGGLDHVLSMGEDVNIIVFDTEVYSNTGGQSSKATPIGAVAQFAASGKKFNKKDLGMMAMSYGNVYVAQVAMGGSQSQFLKAVVEAEGYYGSSLIIAYAPCISHGLKGGMSTTAANTKRAVEVGYWHLYRCNPDLEKEGKNPFILDSKEPTGSFREFLLGEVRYSSLLRTFPEDAEELFAAAEKASNKRYQNYRRLASN
- a CDS encoding cation:dicarboxylate symporter family transporter, giving the protein MKKIKFTLAVQILVGLISGVIVGAIFYGNPTVTTVLKPIGDIFLRLIKMIVVPIVFSSLVVGIAGVGDIKKVGKLGGKTLLYFEVITTVAICLGLLIGNIVHPGTGIDMHSLVKTSISSYVDTASTVQHHSFADTFVNIVPTNIFASLGNGDMLSIIFFSIMFGLGIGAIGEKGKPVLRFFEGVAQAMFWVTNQIMKTAPFGVFALIGITVSKFGLAALIPLGKLAITTYGAMIFFVIVVLGLVAKAVKINIFAFIKLLKDELILAYSTASSEAVLPKLMEKMEKFGCPKAIASFVIPTGYSFNLDGSTLYQAIAALFIAQLYGIHLPLLTQINLMVVLMVTSKGIAGVPGVSFVVLLATLGSVGIPIEGLAFIAGIDRILDMARTAVNVVGNSLACVVISKWEGQFNPIKASDYIKEINEIAVNS